Proteins from one Oenanthe melanoleuca isolate GR-GAL-2019-014 chromosome 1, OMel1.0, whole genome shotgun sequence genomic window:
- the ATP7B gene encoding copper-transporting ATPase 2 isoform X2, which produces MERKLDNRMKRELSYLATLNDRNISLVAIRKQQAARDVPELLIIGEKPKTASPVKARRNLQKEEKLLQSYSMGKTEVNTVERQALSNVDSPDCELKPTMKHNFAFDNMGYEESSETVPSPPSQEHTVVVNIVGMTCQSCVQSIEGRISKVKGILRIKVSLEQNNAVIKYLQSEINPEQICQEILGMGFDASIAEEKSTAATVNLPSLKEAVVKLRVEGMTCQSCVTNIEGKIRKMHGVAKIKVSLDNQEAIIAYHPYIIQPDDLKRHISDMGYDCTIKSKSAPLKLGALDLQRLQNAKSRETPASLESDGLDLLVPELGSTATVTLQLEGMHCKSCVRNIEGNISDLPGIKSIKVSLEHKCAVVEYSPDLITLSALQQAIEALPPGNFKASLLNGSEANKAASPSGAFTYNVTRQPPQGMAHTAVIKIGGMTCNSCAQSIEGAVSQRQGVQRVAVSLAGGTGTIHYDPAVTSAEELRAAIEDMGFDASVLTDTAAGEHRGQPDASKAAVQPRAPEPPHQGDASDALPDSPHPDGSNQLSGATEEKCVLQITGMTCASCVSTIERNLQKEDGIVSVLVALMAGKAEIKYKPELIQPLEIAQLIQNLGFEATIMENKAETEGQVELLITGMTCASCVHNIESKLMRTNGIFSASVALATSKAHIQFDPEIIGPRDIIKVIKEIGFHASVAKRAPNAHNLDHKKEIQQWRKSFLFSLVFGIPVVVIMIYMQIPNGEDHGSKVLEQNLIPGLSILNLLFFILCTFVQFLGGWYFYVQAYKSLRHKTANMDVLIVLATTIAYLYSCVILIVAIIEKAEKSPVTFFDTPPMLFVFIALGRWLEHIAKGKTSEALAKLMSLQATEATVVTLGPGHSIVKEEQVPVELVQRGDIIKVVPGGKFPVDGKVIDGSSMADESLITGEPMPVIKKPGSTVIAGSINAHGSLLVNATHVGNDTTLAQIVKLVEEAQMSKAPIQQLADKFSGYFVPFIIIISTVTLIVWITIGFVNFDIIKKYFPNQSKNISKAEIILRFAFQTSITVLSIACPCSLGLATPTAVMVGTGVAAQNGILIKGGKPLEMAHQIKTVMFDKTGTITCGVPKVMRVLLMGDTAVLPLKKELGTESLGYCTDFQAIPGCGISCKVGGVEAILGTAEEGPNKLDANRSAALGDNTAITLLESQGPSASQKYSVLIGNREWMRRNGLNITNDVNDAMTNHEMKGQTAILVAIDGVLCGMIAIADTVKQEAALAVHTLQSMGIDVVLLTGDNRKTAKAIATQVGIRKVFAEVLPSHKVAKVQELQSGKKKVAMVGDGVNDSPALARADVGIAIGTGTDVAIEAADVVLIRNDLLDVVASIHLSKRTVRRIRINLILALIYNMLGIPIAAGVFMPVGLVLQPWMGSAAMAASSVSVLLSSLQLKCYKKPDTESYEAQAQGRMKPLTPSQISVHIGMDDRRRDPSKPSPWDQTSQVSLSSLASDKLPRCHGLTEEERGKWSSLINAADEEQYI; this is translated from the exons atGGAGAGAAAACTGGACAATAGAATGAAAAGGGAACTGTCCTACTTAGCTACTTTAAACGACAGAAACATCTCCCTGGTGGCTATTCGTAAGCAGCAGGCAGCTCGTGATGTGCCTGAACTACTGATTATTGGTGAAAAGCCCAAGACAGCATCGCCGGTAAAAGCAAGAAGGAACTTGCAGAAAGAAGAGAAACTTTTGCAGAGTTACTCCATGGGAAAGACAGAAGTCAATACAGTTGAAAGACAG GCTTTGTCCAACGTTGATTCTCCTGATTGTGAGTTGAAGCCTACAATGAAacataattttgcttttgaCAACATGGGCTATGAGGAGAGCTCTGAAACTGTGCCCTCTCCACCTTCCCAAGAGCATACTGTGGTAGTCAACATTGTGGGAATGACTTGCCAATCATGTGTGCAGTCGATAGAAGGCCGGATTTCCAAGGTGAAGGGCATTTTGAGGATTAAAGTCTCCCTTGAACAGAACAATGCCGTTATCAAGTATCTGCAGTCGGAAATAAACCCTGAGCAAATTTGCCAGGAAATTCTGGGTATGGGCTTTGATGCCAGCATAGCAGAAGAGAAGTCGACAGCAGCAACTGTAAATTTGCCAAGCTTGAAAGAAGCAGTGGTGAAGCTTCGGGTAGAAGGCATGACGTGCCAGTCCTGTGTCACCAACATTGAAGGAAAGATCAGGAAAATGCACGGGGTAGCAAAAATCAAGGTGTCACTTGATAACCAAGAAGCAATTATTGCTTACCATCCTTACATCATTCAGCCTGATGACCTCAAGAGGCACATCAGTGACATGGGGTATGACTGCACTATTAAAAGTAAATCAGCCCCTTTGAAGCTGGGTGCCCTTGATCTCCAGCGCCTGCAGAATGCAAAATCCAGGGAGACACCAGCAAGTCTTGAGAGTGATGGGCTGGATCTGCTGGTCCCCGAGTTGGGAAGCACAGCAACAGTGACTCTACAGTTAGAGGGCATGCACTGCAAGTCCTGTGTCAGAAACATTGAAGGAAATATATCAGATCTTCCTGGCATAAAAAGTATTAAAGTGTCTTTGGAGCATAAATGTGCTGTGGTAGAGTACAGCCCAGATTTAATCACCCTGTCAGCTTTGCAGCAGGCTATCGAGGCCCTTCCACCTGGAAACTTTAAAGCAAGCCTCCTTAATGGTTCAGAAGCAAATAAAGCAGCATCTCCCTCAGGTGCTTTCACCTACAATGTCACCAGACAGCCACCACAAGGCATGGCACACACTGCTGTTATTAAGATTGGTGGCATGACCTGCAATTCTTGTGCACAGTCCATAGAAGGGGCTGTGTCACAGAGACAAGGAGTGCAGCGTGTAGCAGTTTCTCTAGCTGGTGGTACTGGGACCATACACTATGATCCAGCTGTCACTAGTGCAGAAGAGTTAAGAGCTGCCATAGAAGACATGGGATTTGATGCCTCTGTGCTGACAG AtactgctgctggagagcacaggggcCAGCCTGAtgccagcaaagctgctgtgcagcctcGAGCTCCAGAGCCTCCTCACCAAGGTGATGCCTCAGATGCTCTTCCTGACAGTCCTCACCCTGATGGGTCAAACCAGCTCAGTGGAGCCACAGAAGAGAAGTGTGTTTTGCAAATCACCGGCATGACCTGTGCATCGTGTGTGTCTACCATTGAAAGAAATTTGCAGAAAGAAGATG GAATTGTTTCAGTGTTGGTAGCACTGATGGCAGGTAAAGCAGAGATAAAATACAAGCCAGAACTCATACAGCCTCTTGAAATAGCACAGCTGATCCAGAATTTGGGTTTTGAAGCTACcataatggaaaataaagcagaaacagaagggCAAGTGGAGCTTCTT ATTACAGGGATGACTTGTGCCTCTTGTGTTCACAACATTGAGTCCAAGCTCATGAGAACAAATGGCATATTCTCTGCCTCAGTTGCACTTGCAACTAGCAAAGCTCACATCCAGTTCGATCCTGAAATTATTGGACCTCGAGATATTATAAAAGTAATCAAG gaaattggCTTTCATGCTTCTGTGGCTAAAAGAGCTCCAAATGCACATAACCTGGAtcataaaaaggaaatacagcA gtggAGGAAATCTTTCTTGTTCAGCCTAGTGTTTGGTATCCCTGTTGTAGTCATAATGATTTATATGCAAATACCCAATGGTGAAGACCATGGATCTAAGGTGCTGGAACAGAACCTCATTCCTGGATTATCTATTTTGAATCTTCTATTCTTTATCCTGTGCACTTTTGTTCAG TTCCTTGGTGGATGGTATTTTTATGTACAAGCTTATAAGTCACTGAGGCACAAGACAGCCAATATGGATGTGCTCATTGTTCTGGCCACAACAATTGCTTACCTGTATTCCTGTGTGATCCTGATAGTAGCAATCAttgaaaaggcagagaaaagccCTGTCACTTTCTTCGACACTCCTCCGATGCTGTTCGTGTTCATCGCGCTCGGCAGATGGCTGGAGCACATAGCCAAG GGTAAGACCTCAGAAGCACTTGCTAAGCTCATGTCTCTTCAAGCCACAGAAGCCACCGTGGTGACTCTTGGACCTGGCCACTCTATTGTCAA GGAGGAGCAAGTACCTGTTGAACTGGTTCAAAGGGGTGATATTATAAAAGTTGTCCCTGGTGGAAAGTTCCCAGTGGATGGAAAGGTCATTGATGGCAGTTCTATGGCAGATGAGTCTCTCATTACTG gGGAACCTATGCCAGTCATTAAAAAGCCTGGGAGCACAGTGATTGCTGGATCTATAAATGCACATGGCTCACTTCTTGTTAATGCAACTCATGTTGGTAATGATACCACTCTGGCACAGATTGTGAAATTGGTGGAAGAAGCTCAAATGTCAAAG GCACCCATCCAGCAACTGGCAGATAAATTTAGTGGATATTTTGTTCCATTTATCATCATCATTTCAACTGTGACATTGATAGTATGGATCACAATTGGTTTTGTAAATTTtgatattattaaaaaatattttcct aatcagagcaagaacatttcaaaagctgaaataataCTGAGGTTTGCATTTCAAACCTCAATCACTGTGCTGAGCATTGCATGCCCTTGCTCTTTAGGGCTGGCTACCCCCACAGCTGTAATGGTGGGCACAGGAGTGGCTGCACAGAATGGTATTCTCATCAAAGGTGGAAAACCCCTGGAAATGGCACATCAG atcAAGACTGTGATGTTTGATAAAACTGGGACCATCACCTGTGGAGTTCCTAAAGTCATGAGGGTGCTTTTGATGGGAGACACAGCTGTGCTCCCCCTGAAGAAG GAGCTTGGCACTGAGAGCCTGGGATACTGCACCGACTTCCAGGCAATCCCAGGCTGTGGTATCAGCTGCAAGGTCGGAGGAGTTGAGGCCATCCTTGGCACAGCTGAGGAAGGTCCCAATAAGCTGGATGCTAACAggagtgctgctctgggagatAACACAGCAATCACACTCTTGGAATCACAAG GTCCATCAGCCTCTCAGAAATACTCGGTGTTGATCGGGAATCGTGAGTGGATGCGACGCAATGGCTTGAATATTACAAATGATGTAAATGATGCTATGACAAACCATGAAATGAAAGGACAGACTGCCATACTAGTGGCTATAGATG GTGTGTTGTGTGGAATGATTGCAATAGCAGACACTGTCAAGCAGGAGGCAGCCCTTGCTGTGCACACGCTGCAGAGCATGGGAATAGACGTGGTGCTCCTGACAGGGGACAACAGGAAAACTGCAAAAGCCATTGCTACTCAG GTTGGGATCAGAAAAGTCTTTGCAGAGGTTCTTCCTTCTCACAAGGTTGCAAAGGTCCAGGAACTCCAAAGTGGAAAGAAGAAGGTTGCAATGGTTGGTGATGGAGTCAACGATTCCCCTGCACTAGCCAGGGCCGATGTTGGAATTGCAATTGGAACGGGCACCGATGTTGCCATTGAGGCTGCAGATGTTGTTCTTATCCGA AATGATTTGCTGGATGTAGTTGCCAGTATTCACTTATCCAAGAGAACCGTTCGAAGAATACGAATAAATCTGATCCTTGCCCTAATTTATAATATGCTTGGAATACCCATAGCAGCAG GTGTGTTCATGCCTGTTGGCCTCGTGCTTCAGCCTTGGATGGGATCAGCTGCAATGGCAGCTTCTTCTGTGTCTGTCCTGCTGTCTTCCCTGCAGCTGAAATG TTACAAGAAGCCAGACACAGAAAGTTACGAAGCACAAGCTCAAGGCCGCATGAAGCCACTCACTCCTTCTCAGATCAGTGTTCACATCGGAATGGATGACAGGAGGAGGGATCCTTCCAAACCATCTCCTTGGGATCAGACTAGCCAAGTGTCCCTCTCTTCCTTGGCTTCAGACAAGCTGCCCAGATGCCATGGTCTCACTGAGGAGGAAAGGGGCAAGTGGTCATCGCTCATAAATGCAGCAGATGAAGAACAGTACATCTGA
- the ATP7B gene encoding copper-transporting ATPase 2 isoform X1, protein MERKLDNRMKRELSYLATLNDRNISLVAIRKQQAARDVPELLIIGEKPKTASPVKARRNLQKEEKLLQSYSMGKTEVNTVERQALSNVDSPDCELKPTMKHNFAFDNMGYEESSETVPSPPSQEHTVVVNIVGMTCQSCVQSIEGRISKVKGILRIKVSLEQNNAVIKYLQSEINPEQICQEILGMGFDASIAEEKSTAATVNLPSLKEAVVKLRVEGMTCQSCVTNIEGKIRKMHGVAKIKVSLDNQEAIIAYHPYIIQPDDLKRHISDMGYDCTIKSKSAPLKLGALDLQRLQNAKSRETPASLESDGLDLLVPELGSTATVTLQLEGMHCKSCVRNIEGNISDLPGIKSIKVSLEHKCAVVEYSPDLITLSALQQAIEALPPGNFKASLLNGSEANKAASPSGAFTYNVTRQPPQGMAHTAVIKIGGMTCNSCAQSIEGAVSQRQGVQRVAVSLAGGTGTIHYDPAVTSAEELRAAIEDMGFDASVLTDTAAGEHRGQPDASKAAVQPRAPEPPHQGDASDALPDSPHPDGSNQLSGATEEKCVLQITGMTCASCVSTIERNLQKEDGIVSVLVALMAGKAEIKYKPELIQPLEIAQLIQNLGFEATIMENKAETEGQVELLITGMTCASCVHNIESKLMRTNGIFSASVALATSKAHIQFDPEIIGPRDIIKVIKEIGFHASVAKRAPNAHNLDHKKEIQQWRKSFLFSLVFGIPVVVIMIYMQIPNGEDHGSKVLEQNLIPGLSILNLLFFILCTFVQFLGGWYFYVQAYKSLRHKTANMDVLIVLATTIAYLYSCVILIVAIIEKAEKSPVTFFDTPPMLFVFIALGRWLEHIAKGKTSEALAKLMSLQATEATVVTLGPGHSIVKEEQVPVELVQRGDIIKVVPGGKFPVDGKVIDGSSMADESLITGEPMPVIKKPGSTVIAGSINAHGSLLVNATHVGNDTTLAQIVKLVEEAQMSKAPIQQLADKFSGYFVPFIIIISTVTLIVWITIGFVNFDIIKKYFPNQSKNISKAEIILRFAFQTSITVLSIACPCSLGLATPTAVMVGTGVAAQNGILIKGGKPLEMAHQIKTVMFDKTGTITCGVPKVMRVLLMGDTAVLPLKKVLAVVGTAEASSEHPLGMAVTKYCKEELGTESLGYCTDFQAIPGCGISCKVGGVEAILGTAEEGPNKLDANRSAALGDNTAITLLESQGPSASQKYSVLIGNREWMRRNGLNITNDVNDAMTNHEMKGQTAILVAIDGVLCGMIAIADTVKQEAALAVHTLQSMGIDVVLLTGDNRKTAKAIATQVGIRKVFAEVLPSHKVAKVQELQSGKKKVAMVGDGVNDSPALARADVGIAIGTGTDVAIEAADVVLIRNDLLDVVASIHLSKRTVRRIRINLILALIYNMLGIPIAAGVFMPVGLVLQPWMGSAAMAASSVSVLLSSLQLKCYKKPDTESYEAQAQGRMKPLTPSQISVHIGMDDRRRDPSKPSPWDQTSQVSLSSLASDKLPRCHGLTEEERGKWSSLINAADEEQYI, encoded by the exons atGGAGAGAAAACTGGACAATAGAATGAAAAGGGAACTGTCCTACTTAGCTACTTTAAACGACAGAAACATCTCCCTGGTGGCTATTCGTAAGCAGCAGGCAGCTCGTGATGTGCCTGAACTACTGATTATTGGTGAAAAGCCCAAGACAGCATCGCCGGTAAAAGCAAGAAGGAACTTGCAGAAAGAAGAGAAACTTTTGCAGAGTTACTCCATGGGAAAGACAGAAGTCAATACAGTTGAAAGACAG GCTTTGTCCAACGTTGATTCTCCTGATTGTGAGTTGAAGCCTACAATGAAacataattttgcttttgaCAACATGGGCTATGAGGAGAGCTCTGAAACTGTGCCCTCTCCACCTTCCCAAGAGCATACTGTGGTAGTCAACATTGTGGGAATGACTTGCCAATCATGTGTGCAGTCGATAGAAGGCCGGATTTCCAAGGTGAAGGGCATTTTGAGGATTAAAGTCTCCCTTGAACAGAACAATGCCGTTATCAAGTATCTGCAGTCGGAAATAAACCCTGAGCAAATTTGCCAGGAAATTCTGGGTATGGGCTTTGATGCCAGCATAGCAGAAGAGAAGTCGACAGCAGCAACTGTAAATTTGCCAAGCTTGAAAGAAGCAGTGGTGAAGCTTCGGGTAGAAGGCATGACGTGCCAGTCCTGTGTCACCAACATTGAAGGAAAGATCAGGAAAATGCACGGGGTAGCAAAAATCAAGGTGTCACTTGATAACCAAGAAGCAATTATTGCTTACCATCCTTACATCATTCAGCCTGATGACCTCAAGAGGCACATCAGTGACATGGGGTATGACTGCACTATTAAAAGTAAATCAGCCCCTTTGAAGCTGGGTGCCCTTGATCTCCAGCGCCTGCAGAATGCAAAATCCAGGGAGACACCAGCAAGTCTTGAGAGTGATGGGCTGGATCTGCTGGTCCCCGAGTTGGGAAGCACAGCAACAGTGACTCTACAGTTAGAGGGCATGCACTGCAAGTCCTGTGTCAGAAACATTGAAGGAAATATATCAGATCTTCCTGGCATAAAAAGTATTAAAGTGTCTTTGGAGCATAAATGTGCTGTGGTAGAGTACAGCCCAGATTTAATCACCCTGTCAGCTTTGCAGCAGGCTATCGAGGCCCTTCCACCTGGAAACTTTAAAGCAAGCCTCCTTAATGGTTCAGAAGCAAATAAAGCAGCATCTCCCTCAGGTGCTTTCACCTACAATGTCACCAGACAGCCACCACAAGGCATGGCACACACTGCTGTTATTAAGATTGGTGGCATGACCTGCAATTCTTGTGCACAGTCCATAGAAGGGGCTGTGTCACAGAGACAAGGAGTGCAGCGTGTAGCAGTTTCTCTAGCTGGTGGTACTGGGACCATACACTATGATCCAGCTGTCACTAGTGCAGAAGAGTTAAGAGCTGCCATAGAAGACATGGGATTTGATGCCTCTGTGCTGACAG AtactgctgctggagagcacaggggcCAGCCTGAtgccagcaaagctgctgtgcagcctcGAGCTCCAGAGCCTCCTCACCAAGGTGATGCCTCAGATGCTCTTCCTGACAGTCCTCACCCTGATGGGTCAAACCAGCTCAGTGGAGCCACAGAAGAGAAGTGTGTTTTGCAAATCACCGGCATGACCTGTGCATCGTGTGTGTCTACCATTGAAAGAAATTTGCAGAAAGAAGATG GAATTGTTTCAGTGTTGGTAGCACTGATGGCAGGTAAAGCAGAGATAAAATACAAGCCAGAACTCATACAGCCTCTTGAAATAGCACAGCTGATCCAGAATTTGGGTTTTGAAGCTACcataatggaaaataaagcagaaacagaagggCAAGTGGAGCTTCTT ATTACAGGGATGACTTGTGCCTCTTGTGTTCACAACATTGAGTCCAAGCTCATGAGAACAAATGGCATATTCTCTGCCTCAGTTGCACTTGCAACTAGCAAAGCTCACATCCAGTTCGATCCTGAAATTATTGGACCTCGAGATATTATAAAAGTAATCAAG gaaattggCTTTCATGCTTCTGTGGCTAAAAGAGCTCCAAATGCACATAACCTGGAtcataaaaaggaaatacagcA gtggAGGAAATCTTTCTTGTTCAGCCTAGTGTTTGGTATCCCTGTTGTAGTCATAATGATTTATATGCAAATACCCAATGGTGAAGACCATGGATCTAAGGTGCTGGAACAGAACCTCATTCCTGGATTATCTATTTTGAATCTTCTATTCTTTATCCTGTGCACTTTTGTTCAG TTCCTTGGTGGATGGTATTTTTATGTACAAGCTTATAAGTCACTGAGGCACAAGACAGCCAATATGGATGTGCTCATTGTTCTGGCCACAACAATTGCTTACCTGTATTCCTGTGTGATCCTGATAGTAGCAATCAttgaaaaggcagagaaaagccCTGTCACTTTCTTCGACACTCCTCCGATGCTGTTCGTGTTCATCGCGCTCGGCAGATGGCTGGAGCACATAGCCAAG GGTAAGACCTCAGAAGCACTTGCTAAGCTCATGTCTCTTCAAGCCACAGAAGCCACCGTGGTGACTCTTGGACCTGGCCACTCTATTGTCAA GGAGGAGCAAGTACCTGTTGAACTGGTTCAAAGGGGTGATATTATAAAAGTTGTCCCTGGTGGAAAGTTCCCAGTGGATGGAAAGGTCATTGATGGCAGTTCTATGGCAGATGAGTCTCTCATTACTG gGGAACCTATGCCAGTCATTAAAAAGCCTGGGAGCACAGTGATTGCTGGATCTATAAATGCACATGGCTCACTTCTTGTTAATGCAACTCATGTTGGTAATGATACCACTCTGGCACAGATTGTGAAATTGGTGGAAGAAGCTCAAATGTCAAAG GCACCCATCCAGCAACTGGCAGATAAATTTAGTGGATATTTTGTTCCATTTATCATCATCATTTCAACTGTGACATTGATAGTATGGATCACAATTGGTTTTGTAAATTTtgatattattaaaaaatattttcct aatcagagcaagaacatttcaaaagctgaaataataCTGAGGTTTGCATTTCAAACCTCAATCACTGTGCTGAGCATTGCATGCCCTTGCTCTTTAGGGCTGGCTACCCCCACAGCTGTAATGGTGGGCACAGGAGTGGCTGCACAGAATGGTATTCTCATCAAAGGTGGAAAACCCCTGGAAATGGCACATCAG atcAAGACTGTGATGTTTGATAAAACTGGGACCATCACCTGTGGAGTTCCTAAAGTCATGAGGGTGCTTTTGATGGGAGACACAGCTGTGCTCCCCCTGAAGAAGGTACTGGCAGTTGTGGGTACAGCGGAAGCCAGCAGTGAGCATCCTTTAGGAATGGCTGTCACTAAATACTGCAAAGAG GAGCTTGGCACTGAGAGCCTGGGATACTGCACCGACTTCCAGGCAATCCCAGGCTGTGGTATCAGCTGCAAGGTCGGAGGAGTTGAGGCCATCCTTGGCACAGCTGAGGAAGGTCCCAATAAGCTGGATGCTAACAggagtgctgctctgggagatAACACAGCAATCACACTCTTGGAATCACAAG GTCCATCAGCCTCTCAGAAATACTCGGTGTTGATCGGGAATCGTGAGTGGATGCGACGCAATGGCTTGAATATTACAAATGATGTAAATGATGCTATGACAAACCATGAAATGAAAGGACAGACTGCCATACTAGTGGCTATAGATG GTGTGTTGTGTGGAATGATTGCAATAGCAGACACTGTCAAGCAGGAGGCAGCCCTTGCTGTGCACACGCTGCAGAGCATGGGAATAGACGTGGTGCTCCTGACAGGGGACAACAGGAAAACTGCAAAAGCCATTGCTACTCAG GTTGGGATCAGAAAAGTCTTTGCAGAGGTTCTTCCTTCTCACAAGGTTGCAAAGGTCCAGGAACTCCAAAGTGGAAAGAAGAAGGTTGCAATGGTTGGTGATGGAGTCAACGATTCCCCTGCACTAGCCAGGGCCGATGTTGGAATTGCAATTGGAACGGGCACCGATGTTGCCATTGAGGCTGCAGATGTTGTTCTTATCCGA AATGATTTGCTGGATGTAGTTGCCAGTATTCACTTATCCAAGAGAACCGTTCGAAGAATACGAATAAATCTGATCCTTGCCCTAATTTATAATATGCTTGGAATACCCATAGCAGCAG GTGTGTTCATGCCTGTTGGCCTCGTGCTTCAGCCTTGGATGGGATCAGCTGCAATGGCAGCTTCTTCTGTGTCTGTCCTGCTGTCTTCCCTGCAGCTGAAATG TTACAAGAAGCCAGACACAGAAAGTTACGAAGCACAAGCTCAAGGCCGCATGAAGCCACTCACTCCTTCTCAGATCAGTGTTCACATCGGAATGGATGACAGGAGGAGGGATCCTTCCAAACCATCTCCTTGGGATCAGACTAGCCAAGTGTCCCTCTCTTCCTTGGCTTCAGACAAGCTGCCCAGATGCCATGGTCTCACTGAGGAGGAAAGGGGCAAGTGGTCATCGCTCATAAATGCAGCAGATGAAGAACAGTACATCTGA